A single region of the Acinetobacter sp. WCHA45 genome encodes:
- a CDS encoding DUF1852 domain-containing protein encodes MSKEFACSIKRIRFDENYQPADSTRLTTNFANLARGESREQNLRNTLRMINNRFNALAQTDNPNGDRYSLEIDIISADLDIEGNGKTFPIIEMLKSTITDHHTNQRIEGMIGNSFSSYVRDYDFSVVLKEHNKENSTSYAPEGFGDLHGKLYQYLVNSDTFKAEFNQQPVICLSVSTARTYQRTVNEHPVLGVEYKQDQYSRTDEYFHKMGLQVRFFMPKGSVAPLAFYFAGDLLRDYTDFELISAISTMETFQKIYRPEIYNANSSAAQVYQASLEYPDYSLTRIVYDRVERGQLAVKQGKWTEENFIKPYQNILEQWAANYTVQSNAA; translated from the coding sequence ATGAGTAAAGAGTTTGCATGTTCAATTAAACGCATTCGTTTTGATGAAAACTATCAACCAGCGGATAGCACACGTCTAACGACTAATTTTGCCAACTTAGCACGCGGTGAAAGTCGAGAGCAGAATCTTCGTAATACACTTCGAATGATTAATAATCGTTTCAATGCTTTAGCACAAACTGATAATCCGAATGGTGACCGTTATTCACTTGAAATTGATATTATTTCTGCAGATTTAGATATTGAAGGTAATGGTAAAACTTTTCCAATCATTGAAATGCTGAAAAGCACCATTACCGATCACCATACCAATCAACGTATTGAAGGCATGATTGGCAATAGTTTCTCGTCTTATGTACGTGATTATGATTTTAGTGTGGTACTGAAAGAACATAATAAAGAGAACTCAACTTCGTATGCACCCGAAGGTTTCGGTGATTTACACGGTAAGCTTTATCAATATTTAGTTAATTCAGATACTTTTAAGGCTGAATTTAATCAACAACCTGTCATTTGTTTAAGTGTTTCAACAGCGAGGACTTATCAGCGTACTGTTAATGAGCATCCAGTTTTAGGTGTTGAATATAAGCAAGATCAATATTCACGTACAGATGAATATTTCCATAAAATGGGCTTACAGGTTCGCTTCTTCATGCCGAAAGGAAGTGTTGCGCCTTTAGCATTCTATTTTGCGGGTGATTTATTACGTGATTACACCGATTTTGAACTGATTAGCGCAATTAGCACGATGGAAACTTTCCAAAAGATCTACCGTCCTGAAATTTACAATGCAAATTCTTCAGCAGCACAAGTGTATCAAGCAAGTTTAGAGTACCCAGATTACTCATTAACACGAATCGTTTACGACCGTGTAGAGCGTGGTCAATTGGCAGTAAAACAAGGTAAATGGACGGAAGAAAACTTTATCAAACCTTATCAAAACATCCTTGAACAATGGGCTGCTAACTACACCGTACAAAGTAACGCTGCTTAA
- a CDS encoding methionine synthase, with protein sequence MAILLPTSTAGSLPKPSWLAEPEKLWSPWKLEGEALIEAKQDALRLSLQEQIHAGIDIVSDGEQTRQHFVTTFIEHLDGVDFEKRETVRIRNRYDASVPSVVGAVSRQKPVFVEDAKFLRSQTTQPIKWALPGPMTMIDTLYDGHYKSREKLAWEFAKILNQEALELEAAGVDIIQFDEPAFNVFFDEVNDWGVATLERALEGLKCETAVHICYGYGIKANTDWKKTLGSEWRQYEEAFPKLQQSKIDIVSLECQNSRVPMDLIELIRGKKVMVGAIDVATNNIETPEEVADTLRKALQFVDADKLYPSTNCGMAPLSRQVARGKLNALSAGAEIIRKELAV encoded by the coding sequence ATGGCAATTTTATTACCAACATCAACGGCTGGCAGCTTACCGAAACCTTCATGGCTTGCAGAACCTGAAAAACTTTGGTCACCTTGGAAATTAGAGGGTGAGGCATTAATCGAAGCGAAGCAAGATGCTCTGCGTTTATCTCTACAAGAACAGATCCATGCGGGAATTGATATTGTGAGCGATGGTGAGCAAACTCGCCAACATTTTGTCACCACATTTATCGAGCATCTTGATGGTGTAGATTTTGAGAAGCGTGAAACAGTTCGTATCCGTAATCGTTATGATGCAAGTGTTCCATCTGTAGTCGGTGCAGTCTCTCGCCAAAAGCCAGTTTTCGTGGAAGATGCCAAGTTTTTACGTAGCCAAACAACACAACCAATCAAATGGGCGCTTCCAGGTCCAATGACTATGATTGATACGTTATATGATGGTCATTATAAAAGCCGTGAAAAACTGGCTTGGGAATTTGCCAAGATTCTTAATCAGGAAGCACTTGAATTAGAAGCTGCGGGTGTCGACATTATCCAATTTGATGAACCTGCATTTAATGTATTCTTTGATGAAGTGAATGATTGGGGTGTTGCAACCTTGGAAAGAGCACTTGAAGGTCTTAAATGTGAAACAGCCGTCCATATCTGCTATGGCTATGGCATCAAAGCCAATACAGATTGGAAAAAGACGTTGGGTTCAGAGTGGCGTCAATATGAAGAAGCCTTTCCTAAGCTTCAACAATCTAAAATTGATATCGTTTCGCTAGAATGCCAAAACTCTCGCGTACCAATGGATCTAATTGAACTAATTCGCGGTAAAAAAGTGATGGTAGGTGCGATCGATGTTGCTACTAATAATATCGAAACACCTGAAGAAGTTGCCGATACCTTAAGAAAAGCTTTGCAATTTGTTGATGCTGACAAACTTTATCCATCTACTAACTGTGGAATGGCGCCTTTATCTCGTCAAGTAGCACGCGGTAAGCTGAATGCCTTAAGTGCAGGTGCAGAAATTATCCGAAAAGAGCTCGCCGTTTAG
- a CDS encoding flavin reductase, whose product MIEANDFRNAMSLLTSAVNVVTTAGASGRHGFTASAVCSVTDTPPTLLVCMNTASRSHAHFIENETLTVNVLGAQHQHISNVFSSKLTSEERFKHGTWTKLKTGAPVLEDALVSFDCQIEQIQEVGTHTIFICRTVAIQKSQHEHSLVYFNRAYHQVGETEVA is encoded by the coding sequence ATGATTGAAGCAAATGACTTTAGAAATGCGATGTCTTTACTGACAAGTGCAGTGAATGTGGTGACTACAGCGGGAGCATCTGGTCGTCATGGATTTACCGCATCTGCTGTATGTAGCGTTACGGATACACCTCCGACATTATTGGTGTGTATGAATACAGCCTCTAGGTCACATGCACATTTTATTGAAAATGAAACTTTAACTGTGAATGTTCTAGGCGCGCAACATCAGCATATTTCTAATGTGTTTTCCTCTAAGTTGACGTCTGAAGAGCGGTTTAAACATGGAACTTGGACTAAATTAAAAACAGGTGCACCTGTTTTAGAGGACGCTCTTGTTAGTTTTGATTGTCAGATTGAACAAATTCAGGAAGTAGGAACACATACTATTTTTATTTGCCGTACAGTTGCTATTCAAAAAAGTCAGCATGAACATAGTCTGGTGTATTTTAATCGTGCTTATCACCAAGTAGGTGAGACTGAAGTTGCTTAA